One Hermetia illucens chromosome 4, iHerIll2.2.curated.20191125, whole genome shotgun sequence DNA segment encodes these proteins:
- the LOC119655315 gene encoding glucose dehydrogenase [FAD, quinone]-like, giving the protein MYNNLIEPQCAANSIGLANGLITTLVSTLLTMHCNISSNDMWPQDYGPMALLHGVETYDFVIVGAGSAGSVVASRLAEVPQFKVLLIEAGGNPPIESEIPGASYAHRFSQYDWQYPTHSNRISCLAMNNESCIWSKGKVLGGSSSINSMFYIRGNPSDYNEWGQAGNTDWDWEHLLPYFMKSENFQGDNKYDMHGLDGPMTVGPFQSSRYDQLMIMQAAEQMGYPSVEDFVDGHYLGFGNIYGTVEDGRRVSTAKAFLVDDKPNLHIIKNAVAKKLHFDPSKQVTSLSFVYNGKHEMNVKANREIILSAGSIETPKLLMLSGLGPKTHLQALDIPVMVELPVGENLQDHPCAILFWKFEYKYKVSPELRTLDTIYKQWVHRTGKYGIGPLDIGAFLNTKGASEYPDLQFIYTPIDNITEFGVNFKKPILRSLEQQINPGDYVIAVHVICLRPKSRGFVRLASLDYRDHPEIFPNTFQKDADMDAIIYGIRKQYEFLDSKIFQKHSAGIIRVDLPACDLHRFKTTKYWECYVKYMSNSVFDAVGTAKMGHRRDLMAVVDPELKVRGTKGLRVVDASVMPSIVSANTNAATIMIAEKGSDLIKRTWGVL; this is encoded by the exons ATGTATAATAATTTGATAGAGCCACAATGTGCAGCAAACAGTATAGGTTTGGCGAATGGGCTGATCACTACTTTGGTTTCAACGCTTTTGACGATGCACTGTAATATCAGTTCGAATGATATGTGGCCGCAGGATTATGGCCCAATGGCACTATTACATG GAGTGGAAACATATGATTTCGTGATCGTTGGAGCAGGGTCAGCCGGATCTGTTGTTGCCAGCCGTTTGGCAGAGGTTCCACAGTTCAAAGTTTTACTCATAGAAGCTGGTGGGAATCCGCCCATTGAATCAGAG ATCCCCGGAGCATCTTACGCACATCGGTTCTCCCAATACGATTGGCAATATCCAACCCATTCGAATCGTATTTCCTGCCTAGCAATGAATAACGAATCATGTATTTGGAGCAAAGGAAAAGTCCTTGGAGGATCTAGCTCGATAAATTCCATGTTCTACATCCGAGGTAATCCAAGCGACTACAATGAATGGGGTCAAGCGGGTAACACAGATTGGGATTGGGAACACCTCCTACCATATTTCATGAAATCAGAAAATTTCCAAGGTGACAACAAATATGACATGCACGGTCTTGACGGACCAATGACTGTAGGACCGTTCCAATCATCGCGGTATGACCAACTAATGATAATGCAAGCTGCCGAACAAATGGGGTACCCTTCTGTTGAGGATTTTGTAGATGGACACTATCTAGGATTTGGCAATATCTACGGGACTGTTGAGGATGGAAGGCGTGTAAGCACAGCGAAAGCCTTCCTTGTGGATGACAAGCCGAACTTACATATCATTAAAAATGCAGTGGCGAAAAAACTACATTTTGATCCGTCGAAACAAGTAACCTCGTTGAGTTTCGTGTACAATGGCAAGCATGAGATGAACGTGAAAGCAAATAGGGAGATCATCCTCTCAGCAGGGTCGATTGAAACACCGAAGCTCTTGATGTTGTCAGGTCTAGGTCCAAAAACGCATCTGCAGGCTCTAGACATTCCCGTCATGGTAGAACTACCGGTTGGTGAAAATTTACAGGACCATCCATGCGCTATACTCTTCTGGAAATTCGAGTACAAGTACAAGGTCAGCCCCGAACTACGGACCTTAGACACAATATACAAACAATGGGTGCATAGGACCGGGAAATATGGTATTGGTCCCTTAGACATCGGGGCCTTCCTGAACACGAAAGGTGCAAGTGAGTACCCCGATCTGCAGTTCATCTACACACCAATTGACAACATAACCGAATTCGGAGTAAACTTCAAAAAGCCAATCCTCCGAAGTCTTGAGCAACAAATAAACCCCGGGGACTACGTAATAGCTGTTCATGTCATATGTCTTCGGCCCAAATCTAGAGGGTTCGTTCGTCTAGCCAGCCTGGATTACCGGGACCACCCGGAAATCTTCCCGAATACCTTCCAAAAGGACGCTGACATGGATGCTATCATCTACGGAATACGGAAGCAGTACGAGTTTCTGGATTCAAAGATATTCCAGAAGCATAGTGCTGGAATCATTCGGGTGGATTTGCCTGCTTGTGACCTGCATCGGTTCAAAACTACGAAATATTGGGAGTGTTACGTGAAATATATGTCGAATTCGGTATTTGATGCAGTCGGGACTGCTAAAATGGGTCATAGACGAGATTTGATGGCGGTAGTGGATCCTGAGTTGAAAGTTCGAGGTACAAAGGGGTTGAGGGTGGTGGATGCCAGTGTTATGCCGAGTATTGTAAGTGCAAATACGAATGCAGCGACAATTATGATAGCAGAAAAGGGTTCGGATTTGATAAAAAGGACATGGGGtgtattataa